The genome window GCTCGGCAACATGTACGAGTTCGTCTCGGCGCTGTGCATGTTGGCCGTCGCCGCGTGGCTGGTGCTGGTCTACCGGCATCCCGCGATCCGTCCGGCCGGGGTGTTCGTGCTGACGCCGGTCGTGCTGCTGATGTTCCTCGCGGGGACGGTGCTCTATCTCGACGCTGCGCCCGTGGTGCCAGCGTTGCAGTCGTACTGGATCATCATCCACGTCACCACGATCACGCTGGCCTCCGGCATGCTGCTGGTATCCGGCGTCGCGAGCCTGCTGTTCATAGTGAAGCGCAGCGAAAAGCCCGCCGTGCTGGCCACGAAGCTGCCGTCGGCCGAGACGCTCGACCGGCTCGCCTACCGGGTGACGGTACTCGCCTTCCCGCTCTACACCTTCGCCATCATCGCCGGCGCCGCGTGGGCCGAGGCCGCCTGGGGTCGGTTCTGGGGCTGGGACCCCAAGGAAGTCGTGTCCTTTGTCGCCTGGGTACTCTACGCCGCCTATCTGC of Pseudonocardia autotrophica contains these proteins:
- the ccsB gene encoding c-type cytochrome biogenesis protein CcsB, with amino-acid sequence MLVDPITAMWSDRLFQATLVVLLLAMVFTSLEYASRRIARSRRTSEAPVAVGASAAEAGGATEVAVVEPSPAGLTPDGGKPGRARVDRYGRIGVSLMILAVLLHLGSIVLRGLAAYRWPLGNMYEFVSALCMLAVAAWLVLVYRHPAIRPAGVFVLTPVVLLMFLAGTVLYLDAAPVVPALQSYWIIIHVTTITLASGMLLVSGVASLLFIVKRSEKPAVLATKLPSAETLDRLAYRVTVLAFPLYTFAIIAGAAWAEAAWGRFWGWDPKEVVSFVAWVLYAAYLHARATAGWRTARAAWINTAGFATIVFNLFFINMVVAGLHSYAGV